The genomic DNA TGTTGGTGCCGACATACTGGTCGAACGGCGACGACACGAACACCTGCATCGTCACGCCGGTGCCGTCCTTGTCGAGCGAGAAGCCGACCACCTGGCCGACCTGCACGCGCCGGTAGAAGATCGGCGAGCCGATGTCGATCGAGCCGAGCGAATCGCCGTGCAGCGTGTACTGACGGCCTTTCTGGTCGCCGGTGATGGGCGGCGGCGTTTCGAGGCCGACGAAGTTGCTCTCGCTGTCGGTCGAACGGCCCGCGTCGGCGCCGATGTACGAGCCGGACAGCAGTGTGGTCAGACCCGACACGCCGCTCGCGCCGACGCGCGGACGCACCACCCAGAAGCGCGAATCCTTGACCGCGAACTTGCCGCCTTCCTTGGTGAGCTGCACCTGCACGAGCACATGCGACAGATCCTGCGACAGCGTGATCGTCTTCACCGAGCCGACGGTGACGTCCTTGTACTTGACTTGGGTCTTGCCCGGCTCGAGCCCTTCGGCGCTGATGAAGCTGATCGTGATCACGGGACCGCGCTCGGTCACCGACTTGATCACGAGCGCGATGCCGATCAGCGCGGCGATCAGCGGAATCACCCAGACGAGCGACGGCAGCCAGCGGCTGCGTGGCTCGATGTCGGGGTCGGGCAGTTGGGGCGGCAGTGTGGGTCCGTTCGAATCGTTGCGCGGCGCATCACCGGAAGCGGGCGTCGGTCCTTGCGGGCTAGTCATGGTGAAGATCCTGAGGTGTTGGGGTACTGCCTTCCACGGGGTCCCAGATGAGTCGTGGATCGAATTGCATGGAGGCCAGCATCGTCAGGATCACGACCGAGCCGAACGCGATCGCGCCCGGCCCGGCCGTGATCACGGCCAGCGATTTGAAGCGCACGAGCGCCACGGTGAGCGTGACGACGAACACGTCGAGCATCGACCAGCGGCCGATTCGCTCGACCATCCGGTACAGCGTCGTGCGCTGCTGCGGGCGCCAGCGCGAGCGGCGCTGCGCCGTGACGGTGAGCAGCACGAGCACCGTGAGCTTCAGCATCGGCACCAGGATGCTGGCGATGAACACGATCACCGCGAGCGGCCAGTCGCCGGAGGTCCAGAAATAGACGACGCCGCTCATGATCGTGTCGTCCTCGGAGCCGAGCAGCGACGACGTGTGCATCACCGGCAGCAGGTTCGCCGGAATATACAGCAGCGCCGCGGCGATCAGCAGTGCCCATGTGCGCATCAGGCTGTCGGGATTGCGCGAGTGCAGCGGCGCGCCGCAGCGGCCGCAGGGCTGCGGCGTGACCGAGCGGTCGCGCGGTTCGACGCGTCCGCACGCATGGCAGGACAGCAGGCCGGCGCGTTTCGCGGTGACGTATTTCATCGCCGGCTCATCCTTCGCGCGACGTGCGCGGCAATGGCCGGTCGCCACGCGCGCCGATCTCGTCGGCGACATCCCACAGCACGCGCGGATCGAACGTGACGACGACCGCGAACATGAGCGTCAGCGCGCCGAACGCGAACAACGCCGCCTCGGGAATCACGCGCGCGAGGCTCACCATCTTCACGATCGTGACCAGCACGCCGAGCATGAACACTTCGATCATGCCCCACGGCCGCACGAACTGGATCGCGCGCAGCACGCGGTTGAAGTGCGCGGGTACGTAGCCGGCGCGCAGCGGCACCAGCACGTACAGCAGAGCGACGAGTTCGGTGAGCGGAAAGAGGATCGTCGAGCAGAACACCATCACGGCGACGATCTCCATGTCCTCGCCCCACAGCGCGACCAGCGCGCCGAACAGCGTGGTCTGCGAGGTGATGCCGTTGGTTTCGAGTTCGACGATCGGAAAGCCCTGGGCGATCACGAACGTGATCAGCGCGGCGAGCGTCAGCGCGCAGATCACGTCGAGCTTGCGCGAGACGCCGAGATAGAGCGTCGCGCCGCAGCGCGGACAGCGCGCGACGGTGCGCCCGACAAGCGTTGGCTTGCGGAACAGCGTATCGCATTCATGGCACGCGATCAGGTTGTCATGTTCCATGCGGCGGGTGGGCTAACGACGTGGTGGCGGGGTGCGAGGCACTTTCTTGACGATGGGTCAGGCGGCGGCGAGGAGCAATGGTACCAAACGCCGCCCCGCGACCGGCGCGAACCGCTGCACCGCAATATCCGGGCCTGTTCCGCTGATGCGCTTCAGCCAGCTTTTCGCGCTTGGGGTAGCATGGCGGCCTTGGCATGCGCGGCGGCCTGTTCCGGCGATGATGCCCGCCGGATCGGCCGCGCGCCGCACCGATGTACTGCGGTTACCGCGGAATAGGCGGCCGCGGGACGCCGTTAACTTCTACCTGCCTGCGTTGATCTGTCATGACACTCAATCCATCGTTCGGTACCCGGGAGTCGTACACGCGGACCGCCATCGCTTTTCACTGGCTGATCGCGCTGCTGATCGTCTGCGGCTTTGCGCTCGGCTGGGTGATGACCGACATTCCGGGCTTCACGCCCACCAAGCTGCGCTATTTCTCGTGGCACAAATGGATCGGCGTGACCGTGTTCGCGCTCGCGATCGTGCGGATCGTATGGCGCGCGATCCACGGCGCGCCGCCGATGCCGCGCCGCATGCCGACCTGGCAGCGCGGCGCCGCGCATC from Paraburkholderia sp. HP33-1 includes the following:
- a CDS encoding paraquat-inducible protein A — protein: MKYVTAKRAGLLSCHACGRVEPRDRSVTPQPCGRCGAPLHSRNPDSLMRTWALLIAAALLYIPANLLPVMHTSSLLGSEDDTIMSGVVYFWTSGDWPLAVIVFIASILVPMLKLTVLVLLTVTAQRRSRWRPQQRTTLYRMVERIGRWSMLDVFVVTLTVALVRFKSLAVITAGPGAIAFGSVVILTMLASMQFDPRLIWDPVEGSTPTPQDLHHD
- a CDS encoding paraquat-inducible protein A produces the protein MEHDNLIACHECDTLFRKPTLVGRTVARCPRCGATLYLGVSRKLDVICALTLAALITFVIAQGFPIVELETNGITSQTTLFGALVALWGEDMEIVAVMVFCSTILFPLTELVALLYVLVPLRAGYVPAHFNRVLRAIQFVRPWGMIEVFMLGVLVTIVKMVSLARVIPEAALFAFGALTLMFAVVVTFDPRVLWDVADEIGARGDRPLPRTSREG
- a CDS encoding cytochrome b: MTLNPSFGTRESYTRTAIAFHWLIALLIVCGFALGWVMTDIPGFTPTKLRYFSWHKWIGVTVFALAIVRIVWRAIHGAPPMPRRMPTWQRGAAHLVHLLLYVLMIAIPVSGYLYSSAANVPVVYLGLIPLPRLIAPDPHLKEVLKNMHIALNYTLLVLVGLHVAGALKHQWLDRDGLLSRMLPFLK